The Pyrus communis chromosome 5, drPyrComm1.1, whole genome shotgun sequence region AAGCACTtgtatttataataaaattttctacaTGTTTATAACAAAAGCGCTTTCATGAGCAGAAGTGCTTCCTACAAAAagcagtaaaaaaaaataacacaaatAGTCAAACCCAGAATCCAAATGTGAGAATTTTGAgcgaaaaaaggaaaaagaatagTACTTGGGAGACAATCTTGAAGTCGAAACTGTGAACATGGGTTGGAAGCAATCTTTCGAGAACAGCTTTAGCTGCAGCTTCTTGAACCGAAGCCGACGACCGTTTGGAGTCCAGACGGCGGAGCAACGCCGCAACTGCTTCTGCTTTTGCTGATACAGCTAGGATTGGTACAATAAATACAGCAATCAAAATCAGCAGCTGGATTTTGAAATTCGACATGGTTTCGGATGGTATGATAGAGTGGGTATCACCGGctcaatttttgaaatttgtctTAAGAAGAATCATCGCTGATTGCAAAGCCTTTTGTTGGCAGGTTACTGGtagtaattttttatatttattttttttattttttttatttttttacaaactaTATTTGTCAACACAAGTGGAGGAATAGTTAAGTCTCtagttgaaattcaaatttgacgGGAAATGGTACTTAGCTTTCGTATTTACagaatgaaaaagaatatcattaCATCGTAATACGTaattattgaattttgaatgtctatATTTGTATTGTGTGAAATTGTATAAAACCAATTACAAGGAAGCTCATATAAATGAGCAAGGAAAAGAAACGGGAGGAGCcgaaaacaaggaaaagcaaaacataaaaaaagaaaaaacaaagcatgaaacatggaagcataaaacatggaaggaaacatggaaaagtaaacatggaaggaaacatggaaaagtaaaagtatgctttcttccaatactccccctcaagctggatcaaagggattaattgatccaagcttgaacaAAAGACGTTGAAAATCAGCAGAGGGTAatccttttgtgaaaatatccgcAAGTTGATCATGACTGCGCGTGTAGTGAGTGTCGATCACCTTGGACTGAACTTGATTTCTGACGTAGTGACAATCAACTTCAATATGTTTAGTTCGCTCATGGAATACAGGATTCGATGCAATGTGCATCGCGGCCTGATTATCACAGTGTAGGGACATGGGTTGTTGATGAGGAAAACCTAAAGTCAACAGAAGGCTTTTGAGCCAAATAAGTTCACAAGCAGTGGACGCCATAGCACGATACTCTGTCTCTGCACTAGAGCGTGCaacaacactttgtttcttgcttttccaggtaactaggttgcctcccacaAACGTACAAAACCCAGTGGTAGACTTGCGATCGAGAGAATTgcctgcccagtcagcatcggtaTAGCCTGAGATCTGAGTGTGACTATTGTTGCGCATAAGAATTCCTCTACCAATGGAACCCTTAAGATAACGTAGCACACGATGAACAATCTTCAAATGATCCATGCTtggagagtgcataaattggCTAACAATGCTGACAGCATATGATATATCAGGACGTGTGATAGTCAGATAAATGAGTTTGCCAACCATTCTTTGATAGTAACTTAAATTGGGAATTGGATCACCGTGAGTTTTTAGCTTCAAGTTGCTATCCAAGGGGGTACGAGCAGGCTTGCAATCTGTCATTTTTGCTTCGTGAAGAAGATCCATGACATACTTGCGTTGGTTGAGGAAGAAACCCTTGTGAGAGTGTGCCATCTCGATGCCCAAAAAGTATTTGAGAGTGCCAAGATCCTTGATAGCAAACTTGTTGTTGAGATACTGTTTAAGAGCATTAATCTCTGACATATTATCACGTGTCACAattagatcatcaacataaatgagCACAACTAGTTTACCCACTAAGCTGGAACGAACAAATAGGGAAGAATCCGCAATACTtcgacaaaaaccaaccctttccagaacatgactgagcttggcataccatgcacgtggactttgcttgagaccataaatggatttatggagtttgcacaccatttctggattgtttgattgaggatgacctgggggtagcttcatgtaaacctcttcttcaagttcaccatgcaggaaagcatttttaacatccatttgaaagagaggccatgcattgttaattgcaaCCGACAACAATACTCTAACAGTGTTCATTTTTGCCACCGGAGCAAATGTCTCTTTATAATCGACGCCATAGGTTTGTGTAAAACCTCGAGCAACCAAGCGAGCCTTATTCCTTTCGATTgtgccatctgaatgaaacttaGTTTTGTACACCCAACGACTCCCCACTGCCTTCTTGCCTTTTGGAAGTTTCACTATAGtccatgtgttattttcatggagggcttgaagctcctctgccatagcatttctccactcactgtaaagattggcttcttgaaaactttgaggttCTCGAGCTTCATTAATGGCACTTAGGAATGTAGCAAAAGAAGATGAGACTTTGCTATAATCAATAACATCAGTCACGGGATACCTGGCAGTGTAGGTCACATAATCATGCAACTTGGATGGAAGTTTCCTCTCTCGTGCAGGATTGCGACGAACTATAGGAGATTGAACTACAGGTATTTGAACAACATCATGGTTGGAAGGATCACTGGAGGGTGCAGTGTGAATCTCTGATGAGGAAGggttttcatcttcaagatgttcCACCGAGTGAAGGTTAACATCATCCGGCACATGATCACTAGGAGTGCATGTTGCATCTTCTCCGTTTGGATATGGAAAATGAAATAAGTCCATCAAATGCTCCCCCTGTCTAGAGTAATCCAGTGATTGTGAAAAGTAAGGAAcatgttcttcaaatttaacatcccttgaaacaaccatttttcTAGTTGTTGAATTATAGCACTTGTAACCTTTTTGGGTAGATGAATAACCTAGAAAGACACATTTGGCAGCCCTTGGGTCTAGCTTGTCacgattttgagtttgaatgtgaacaaagcatgtacacccaaagactctcaaatgggaaaagttgatctttctatttttcaagacctcataaggtgatttaaaattcaacactttactaggtaatctattgatgagatatgccgCAGTAAGGactccttgagaccaaaacttcttaggcacattcatgtgaaacataagagctctagtcttctcaagtagatctctattcttcctctcggccaccccattttgttgaggtgttccaACACAGCTTGTTTGGTGTAATATACCATGCGTGCTCAAGTAGTGTGACATGTTATGAGACATATATTCTGTGCCGTTATCTGAtcgtaaaatatgaatttttgaagcaaattgggtggccacaagtctatgaaaatcttgaaaaacttccatcacttcacttttaaatttcaaaagatacaaccaagtaatccttgtgaaatcatccacaaaagttacaaaatatttgtatccatcaaaagactctatagttggtccccaaacatcggaatgcacaatttcaaaagggttactagccctagacaaagaggaagtaaatggtaatctagtaaacttagaaaaatgacaaacatcacaaggaCTTGTAACTTTGCACATATTTGGAAACAAGGTGGATAGAACTTTTTCAGAAGGATGTGCTAGacgttggtgccaaagttgttgttcttgagctaagcttgaagtgacttgaaaaaccttgggaacttgaatatgcttggaaagatagtagagaccatttaagaaaaatccttcaccaatcgtcttcttggtgactACATCCTGAAAGATcacatttttgggagagaaaatggcaagacaatttaatgagtttgtgatcttgctaacagataaaagttgaaaagggaatgagggaacataaagagcctcagactcgacatcacttgagatcaaatgtatttttccttttcccacaaccatagcattttttccattggcaactgacacttgggatggaatagaaaatttttcaaatttatgcaaGTTTGTAGACTTGTTAGTCATATGATCAGTAGCTCCATaatctataatccaataatcatgcacaTTACCAATGTTGAGAGCAGTTGAGAAGGAGTGTAAGATACCTGGGATGTCCCTTTGTACCACGCCTTCATTTCCAGCCAGGAAGCCAGCAAACTGTCCTAGTAGTGCAGTTTGATTGTTGTCACACTGATTTAGTGGTCCTTCACTATCTCCAAGACCTTGTTTCTTGTGAAGAAACATAGCAAACTCGTTGATCAGTGCAGCTGGATTAGTGGTGAACTTCAGTGCTCCATCAGAAGAAGTTGTGGCAACATGATTTGCCTTGTAAGAAGGGTTGTACGAGCCTTTCGAGACACCTTTGTTATCCCTAGGAAACTTTGGTTTTAACTCTGGATGAAGAATCCAGCATCGGTCTCTTGAGTGCCCACCAGCATCACAATGGCTACATTTTAAGccagttttctttcctttgtagcctctctcctcaccaagtttttggttagagaagtaagccctagcttctggtatatttgccttcatgtccaaggtcatgactttccttcgaacctcttctctttgaattgTGGCACACACACTTGAAAAAGAAGGCAGGTTGGGATTCATGAGGATATGGCTTCGAAGATCTTCGAATTCAGGGCTCAGGCTTGCTAGGAGTTGgaatattttgtcttcctcgGCTCTTTTAGTTAGCACAGCAGCGTCGATGGTGTGTGGTCGATACACATTCAGCTCGTTCCACATAGTGGTCAGCTTTCCAAGATGTTGCACAAATGGCTTCCCTTCCTGTTGCAAACCAGCAATGTCCTTCTTTAACTGAAACACTCTAGCCGCATTGTTCTAATTTCCATACatttccttgagatttttccaaagagtcatggaggattcagcatagctaaaaatttctgcaatcttacGATCCATGGAATTGAGTAGCCACGACATGACCAACTGGTCTTTGCATAGCCAAGCATCATACTTCGGTGAGGTAGTCTCAGGCATTGGAATAGCACCATTAACATAACCAAGCTTTGATCGTCCTCCCAGAGCAAGAGAAACTGCTCTCTCccatggaagatagttaaactcatttaGCAAGACAGAACTAAGACGTTGATTTGGGTTGATATCAATATCTGAGTGTGTTGATGGTGGAGTAGCATGAAAGCCGTCTCCTTCCAAATTTACTAAGCTTTCTTCAGCCATGATTGAAGGACAAGaagctcacaaatctctcaagaGAACACCACAGAGACAGGCCGGTTAGGgtcactgctctgataccatattgaattttgaatgtctatATTTGTATTGTGTGAAATTGTATAAAACCAATTACAAGGAAGCTCATATAAATGAGCAAGGAAAAGAAACGGGAGGAGCcgaaaacaaggaaaagcaaaacataaaaaaagaaaacacaaagcatgaaacatggaagcataaaacatggaaggaaacatggaaaagtaaacatggaaggaaacatggaaaagtaaaagtATGCTTTCTTCCAATAgtacttttttatatttattttttttatttttttaatttttttacaaactATATTTGTCAACACAAGTGGAGGAATAGTTAAGTCTCtagttgaaattcaaatttgacgGGAAATAGGACTTAGCTTTCGTATTTACagaatgaaaaagaatatcattaCATCGTAATACGTAATAGATTACAAAATCATTACCAACCTAACATAATTACAAAAGAGCAGCCCCAAATACAATCCGCAGACAACCAAAATATGGACCAAGGCAAACCCAAAATAAAGTTTTGagcccaaaacaaaaacaaaggccAACAACTTGAGAACTAGCTCCTACCACCACCGCGGTCGGAACGCCGCTTTCCACCCGTCAGAACCAATGCTCCCAGCAAATATCCGAATTCAAGTCATACTGAGCCCAAAAAATGAAAGTGGAAAGACTTCAAACTCCTCCAACAAATACGACATCGTTCGCCACCGCACAATGAAAGAAGCAAGTTAAGAAGAAACCCACTAATAACAGGG contains the following coding sequences:
- the LOC137733511 gene encoding uncharacterized protein, whose amino-acid sequence is MAEESLVNLEGDGFHATPPSTHSDIDINPNQRLSSVLLNEFNYLPWERAVSLALGGRSKLGYVNGAIPMPETTSPKYDAWLCKDQLNNAARVFQLKKDIAGLQQEGKPFVQHLGKLTTMWNELNVYRPHTIDAAVLTKRAEEDKIFQLLASLSPEFEDLRSHILMNPNLPSFSSVCATIQREEVRRKVMTLDMKANIPEARAYFSNQKLGEERGYKGKKTGLKCSHCDAGGHSRDRCWILHPELKPKFPRDNKGVSKGSYNPSYKANHVATTSSDGALKFTTNPAALINEFAMFLHKKQGLGDSEGPLNQCDNNQTALLGQFAGFLAGNEGVVQRDIPGILHSFSTALNIGNVHDYWIIDYGATDHMTNKSTNLHKFEKFSIPSQVSVANGKNAMDVVTKKTIGEGFFLNGLYYLSKHIQVPKG